The Kaustia mangrovi genome has a segment encoding these proteins:
- a CDS encoding Y-family DNA polymerase has protein sequence MRRIVSIWLPHWPIERLRRAQAGRSRKSSTSAASAPADAEPFALVAAEGQALRLHAVNAAAARAGLGAGLALADARALCPGLATRPADGPADARALTALAAWCGRYTPWTNSDGADGLWLDISGCAHLFGGEAALLDDLVGRLARLGITARAGLAGTPGAAWALARFAPPSGRIARPGQHDEALAGLPVEALRLGADSAVLLRRLGLKTVGQLYALPRASLARRFRSPELGDRVLARLDQALGLAEEPLTPLRPPPRHRARETVMEPILTLEVLDPALDRLLAALCDTLDRHGEGVRALALTVCRVDGGTARIAVETARATRTASHLKRLFRDRLERIDAGFGIETALLDAIRTEPLADSQIDLDPRSDEAAGDALARLVDRLANRLGADSVARLAPRESHIPERAERLAPVGPEKPPSCPRPTTPPRPCRLLDPPEPVRVMAEVPEGPPMRFVWRRARHRVVRAEGPERIAPEWWLESGSDYRTVRDYYRVEDEAGRRFWLYREGLYQLMETGTGGPRWFLHGLFA, from the coding sequence GTGAGACGCATCGTTTCCATCTGGCTGCCGCACTGGCCGATCGAACGGCTGAGGCGCGCGCAGGCCGGACGGAGCCGGAAGTCCTCGACCTCCGCGGCCTCCGCTCCGGCTGACGCGGAGCCCTTCGCCCTCGTCGCGGCGGAGGGTCAGGCCCTGCGCCTTCATGCGGTCAATGCCGCGGCGGCGCGCGCCGGGCTCGGCGCGGGGCTGGCGCTTGCCGATGCGCGCGCCCTCTGTCCCGGCCTTGCGACCCGCCCGGCGGACGGGCCGGCCGATGCGCGCGCCCTGACAGCGCTCGCCGCCTGGTGCGGCCGCTACACGCCCTGGACCAATAGCGACGGCGCGGACGGGCTCTGGCTCGACATTTCCGGCTGCGCCCATCTGTTCGGCGGGGAGGCCGCCCTTCTCGACGATCTCGTCGGCCGGCTCGCCCGCCTCGGCATCACGGCGCGCGCCGGGCTCGCCGGGACGCCCGGCGCGGCCTGGGCGCTCGCCCGCTTCGCCCCGCCGTCCGGCCGCATCGCACGGCCGGGCCAGCACGACGAGGCGCTCGCCGGCCTGCCGGTGGAGGCCCTGCGCCTCGGCGCCGACAGCGCCGTCCTGCTCAGGCGCCTGGGGCTCAAGACCGTCGGCCAGCTCTACGCCCTGCCGCGCGCCTCGCTCGCCCGCCGCTTCCGCTCCCCGGAGCTCGGCGACCGGGTGCTCGCCCGCCTCGACCAGGCGCTCGGGCTCGCCGAGGAGCCGCTGACGCCGCTGCGCCCGCCGCCCCGCCACCGCGCGCGCGAAACCGTCATGGAGCCGATCCTCACCCTGGAGGTTCTGGACCCTGCGCTCGACCGGCTGCTCGCCGCGCTATGCGACACGCTCGACCGGCATGGCGAAGGCGTGCGCGCGCTCGCCCTCACCGTCTGCCGCGTCGATGGCGGCACGGCGCGCATCGCTGTCGAAACCGCTCGCGCGACCCGCACGGCAAGCCATCTCAAGCGCCTGTTCCGCGACCGTCTCGAGCGCATCGATGCGGGCTTCGGCATCGAGACCGCCCTCCTCGACGCCATCCGCACCGAACCGCTCGCCGACAGCCAGATCGACCTCGACCCCCGCTCCGACGAGGCCGCCGGCGACGCGCTCGCCCGGCTCGTCGACCGGCTGGCGAACCGGCTGGGCGCGGACAGTGTCGCCCGCCTTGCCCCGCGCGAGAGCCATATCCCCGAACGCGCCGAGCGCCTGGCGCCGGTCGGGCCGGAAAAGCCCCCCTCGTGTCCCCGCCCGACCACCCCACCGCGCCCCTGCCGGCTTCTGGACCCGCCGGAGCCGGTCCGCGTCATGGCGGAAGTGCCGGAAGGCCCGCCCATGCGCTTCGTCTGGCGGCGTGCGCGCCACCGCGTCGTGCGCGCCGAGGGGCCGGAACGCATCGCGCCGGAATGGTGGCTGGAGAGCGGCTCCGACTACCGCACCGTGCGCGACTATTACCGCGTGGAGGACGAGGCGGGCCGCCGCTTCTGGCTCTATCGCGAGGGTCTCTACCAGCTCATGGAGACCGGCACGGGCGGCCCGCGCTGGTTCCTCCACGGCCTGTTCGCGTGA